In the genome of Anabrus simplex isolate iqAnaSimp1 chromosome 2, ASM4041472v1, whole genome shotgun sequence, the window AATATTCCATACCATATGTACAACAAACAATATGTAAAAGAGCTGATTCTActatgtttacagtgcactcttcACCAATGTCTTACCATTTATTATATTTGTTCCAGCAACAACAATTCTTGCTCCAGTAAGCTTCTCTAACAGTTGGAATGCAGCAATTTCAGCATATGTAACACCTCCAATGAAGTATACCAAGAATTTTCTAGGAATAATCTCACAACTCACTTCTCCATTCTGAGTGCATGTTCCTGGAAGTACTTTACATATATCTTCAAATGACTGTTCACCTTTAATAAGCAAATGAATCATTTGACAAACAGCTGGTATATAAGCTCCACTGAAGACATAACCCATATCTTTAGGGCTTTTCATATCATCATCTTCAGTAAAATCAGGAAACAGTTTCAGTTTATAAGCCATAGTTCTGAATGCACTGCCTCGCTTAGGCAAAGAGACAGCCTGAGCAACACGGTCAGCTAACTTACCAGCAGTATCAATAGTTGAAACTATGTTACCTTGCTGGGTAAAGATACCCAACTTTTCTAAGTGATGAAAAGCAGTCAAATATTCATAACCATAACGATGCAAAAACTGGGTTTTAAAAGAGCTAGTCTCATCCTTTGAAAGACCATCCTGGGTGAGAGACATTAGACTGAGTAAGCGTAATAAAGATAGTTTATCACATGTTTGAGTTGCTAAACAGTCTTCAATATAACCTACACTCTCCGACTTGTTTTTACCTTCCAGCATATTTTGCTCAATTCTATGGAGAGCTTCAAATCTATGTCCAAGTTCACCAATTATGGCTTCACATGCACCAATGTGGAAAGATAAGGACTGTCTAGTGTTGATAACTTTCTTCAACTCCGTTTCAACATAATGtttcatttcttttgaagccaTCTTCTGCCTTCGCTCAGACTCTGCATGCAACTCACCAACTTTACTACTGAGAAAAGAATATACACTAGAAAAGTACTTGTGTTTTATCTCATTATAAATGCCATCTTCAGCACTAAGCTGATAATTCACAATTTGTTTATTTCCAGGAAGTTTTGTATCAAATGCAACAGTGCCCCCTTGAATTTCAAATACTTCATCTAAGAGTCCCAAATACGTAACAGGTGTAAGCAATGCTGATGCATAGTCAATATCACGATCCACCAAAACCAGACATGTAATCTCTGAATCAACTTTATCAGGTGTGCCCAATTCTTTCATCAGCACATCAATCATACCACTGATGTGAGAAGAGAATCGTCCTGCAGCTAGTGTACAAGAAAATTTTCCAAACAGCAGTTGCAACGACCACAGAGTGTGTGCTATAGCAGGCAAAAGTGATTGATCACCATCTATGAATAGCATTCGAAATATGTTTGGCAATTCCAATGAAAGTAGATTACTATCTAAACGGATAAGTTCCCATGAGAAAGAGTACAGAGAAACACGTTCATATATACCCTCCTCTTCCATCAACTGTTGTATACATGCCAACACACATGGCACAAGTATCATATGGTATCTATTATTGTCGTTTCGTAACATGTCTGCACTGATTTGATCACAAATACATTTTGCTGTCAaaagatctgaataaacaacatAAACCCAGAGAGAATTCTTAGCATGAACTCCGGTCTTCTCCAGCTTATATATCTTGTCAACATTATGAGACCTGCAAGAAAAGAaatggcatttacagtaatttaGACACTACGATCTGGTTTCCATGGAGCTTTAATGCAAACAGTAATGGGGTGAAAGAAAAACAacagcatataaatgcatattagcACAAAACACTACCATATTAAGAATAAGGATTTATGTTAAAGTATAGCATGTACaattttgcattcaggagatggtgggtttgaactg includes:
- the Vps33B gene encoding vacuolar protein sorting-associated protein 33B — its product is MERDVESRMNALHQISQRKLIQILDRIPGKKDLIIDPVLMRSLDRIIDMKILRSHNVDKIYKLEKTGVHAKNSLWVYVVYSDLLTAKCICDQISADMLRNDNNRYHMILVPCVLACIQQLMEEEGIYERVSLYSFSWELIRLDSNLLSLELPNIFRMLFIDGDQSLLPAIAHTLWSLQLLFGKFSCTLAAGRFSSHISGMIDVLMKELGTPDKVDSEITCLVLVDRDIDYASALLTPVTYLGLLDEVFEIQGGTVAFDTKLPGNKQIVNYQLSAEDGIYNEIKHKYFSSVYSFLSSKVGELHAESERRQKMASKEMKHYVETELKKVINTRQSLSFHIGACEAIIGELGHRFEALHRIEQNMLEGKNKSESVGYIEDCLATQTCDKLSLLRLLSLMSLTQDGLSKDETSSFKTQFLHRYGYEYLTAFHHLEKLGIFTQQGNIVSTIDTAGKLADRVAQAVSLPKRGSAFRTMAYKLKLFPDFTEDDDMKSPKDMGYVFSGAYIPAVCQMIHLLIKGEQSFEDICKVLPGTCTQNGEVSCEIIPRKFLVYFIGGVTYAEIAAFQLLEKLTGARIVVAGTNIINAQIVDLRGE